In Deltaproteobacteria bacterium, the DNA window AGGTGGTCTTCGACACGCGGCGCTGTCAGATGGCGAACGAGCACGCTTCCGAGCGGCGTCGAGATGACATTCTTTCTCAGTCGGCTTTCCTCGCGCTCGTAGCTCGCCTGTGGGCACCGCTCGTGCAGCCACCACGCGATCAGCTCGCCTACGGTCAGCGTGCAGTCGGTCGGCAGCGGATCCAGCCCTAGGCGCTGCCGCTCTGCCTTGCGCTCAAGGTCAGCCGCGAGCCGCCGTGCCTCAGTCTTGGTCTTCGCCCTAGATGCGATGTCCGCCCATCGCCCAGCCGCGTCCTTCACGCGCAGGTACCACGGGCCATGTCCACGCTTCTGGTAGACGGACGCCATCCCTAGCCTCGCTTCGACGACCGCCCTGTCATGCTATCGCTGCCCTCTGACGGCCCGAGCGCGAATACGCGTACGGCGCCCGGATCGAACCGCAGAAGTCCGCCGACTCGGATGCACGGCAGCTCCCGTCGCTCCGCAGCCTTGTAGACCCAGCTGACCGACGCCTTCAGATACCGCGCGACGTCGCGTGCATCCCAGAGCGTCCGGTGTGCGCGGCGCTCGATCCCGAAGGGGTTCATCGCTTGCTCCTGGGGACCGGAGGAAGCGGCCCGATCTCCTTCTCGAGTTGGTCAAGGCCGCGGACGATGAGCATCCGCACGGCCGTACTCATCTTCACGTTGAGCCCCGGCTCCCGCTCGTTCAGATAGTGGAGATACCGCTCGAGCTTGTCCTGCGTCTCGGGACTGATACGCGCACTCACAATCGCAAACTCTTCTGACACGACCATCGTAGAGCAACATTTGTATACAAATACGTGTCTTGTCAAGACGCCTTGGCGCGGGGTGTCCGCCTGCTTTTCTATTCGTCGATGACGTCGGCGTCAGTGACGAACTGAAATTTCGAGATGTCGGCAGCCTCGATCGCGTCGAGGGCTAGGCGTAGCCCCTCTTCCTTGCAAGGGAAGACCTCGGTGCCGTCCTTCAGCTTGAGGTCGTTTGCGTACCGCGCCCACGTCTTGTC includes these proteins:
- a CDS encoding helix-turn-helix domain-containing protein, whose protein sequence is MNPFGIERRAHRTLWDARDVARYLKASVSWVYKAAERRELPCIRVGGLLRFDPGAVRVFALGPSEGSDSMTGRSSKRG